The following are encoded in a window of Halorarum salinum genomic DNA:
- a CDS encoding DUF7344 domain-containing protein — translation MSALSRVETAGASSRTTETDAEAEPTAERPSGPSETSEEGPTGLSRGRVFELLSAERRCEILEKLDEEGGSTTIGELAEHIASKENGTDPGHLSSDQRKRVYIGLYQCHLPKLDDANVIDYDRDRGDVELGPGAARLFAYLSLDPAEATRDERGGESEDAPRPVGTVYRFVDRYWPTAWRGSPN, via the coding sequence ATGAGTGCACTATCCAGGGTCGAGACGGCGGGAGCGAGTTCGCGGACGACCGAGACGGACGCTGAGGCGGAGCCGACGGCCGAACGGCCGTCCGGGCCGTCGGAGACGTCCGAGGAGGGGCCGACGGGGCTCTCCAGGGGTCGCGTCTTCGAGTTGCTGTCGGCGGAGCGCCGGTGTGAGATACTGGAGAAACTGGACGAGGAGGGAGGGAGCACGACCATCGGCGAGCTCGCGGAGCACATCGCCTCGAAGGAGAACGGGACCGATCCCGGCCACCTCTCCTCGGACCAGCGAAAGCGCGTGTACATCGGTCTGTACCAGTGTCACCTCCCGAAACTCGACGACGCGAACGTGATCGACTACGACCGGGACCGCGGGGACGTCGAACTCGGGCCGGGGGCGGCCCGGCTGTTCGCCTACCTGTCGCTCGACCCGGCCGAGGCTACACGGGACGAGCGGGGAGGGGAGTCCGAGGACGCCCCCCGGCCGGTCGGAACTGTCTACAGGTTCGTGGACCGGTACTGGCCGACGGCCTGGCGTGGGAGCCCGAACTGA
- a CDS encoding thioredoxin family protein, with protein sequence MSDAPPADVEPEALLDRLVDAGVVDEAPDGELTATRPFESVHAVYRDTYLEVDDERFRGTVAEVFDVDEAEAATRIEELGVTRAELAAYLALGSFLEESPPPVELATMAAIVVEVAPPSPVPVGQRELADDDYESFLADHPDAVLFVWRRDCAPCDRMKGDLDALLDRLPANGAVAGIDGGSADAFREAFAVDAAPTTLVFRDGDLAARESGRLRPGEFADLLARADGRS encoded by the coding sequence ATGAGCGACGCTCCACCCGCGGACGTGGAGCCCGAGGCGCTGCTGGACCGGCTCGTCGACGCCGGCGTCGTCGACGAGGCGCCCGACGGCGAACTGACGGCGACCCGGCCGTTCGAGTCGGTCCACGCGGTGTACCGCGACACGTACCTGGAGGTCGACGACGAACGGTTCCGCGGGACGGTCGCGGAGGTGTTCGACGTCGACGAGGCGGAGGCGGCGACGCGCATCGAGGAGCTCGGCGTCACCCGGGCGGAACTGGCCGCCTACCTCGCGCTTGGGTCGTTCCTCGAGGAGTCGCCCCCGCCCGTCGAACTGGCGACGATGGCGGCCATCGTCGTCGAGGTGGCGCCGCCCTCGCCGGTCCCGGTCGGCCAGCGCGAACTCGCGGACGACGACTACGAGTCGTTCCTCGCGGACCACCCCGACGCCGTCCTGTTCGTCTGGCGTCGGGACTGTGCACCCTGCGACCGGATGAAGGGGGACCTCGACGCGCTGCTCGACCGGCTTCCGGCGAACGGCGCGGTCGCCGGCATCGACGGCGGATCGGCGGACGCGTTCCGCGAGGCGTTCGCGGTGGACGCGGCGCCGACGACGCTCGTGTTCCGCGACGGCGACCTCGCGGCCCGGGAGAGCGGCCGGCTACGGCCCGGCGAGTTCGCGGACCTGCTGGCGCGGGCCGACGGCCGGAGCTGA
- a CDS encoding DUF6684 family protein → MATIFDRETLLDLTVNVIPLGMILIFGVGYLIFNPWADDGLFGNLLMIGLHAVPFIGLLVLTYVSGKAIAGDEQRSSVYHQGQAAVRGAEEKHAVEGSAEDGSSAAGAETTGEAESTVTEGETAPEQ, encoded by the coding sequence ATGGCAACCATCTTCGACAGGGAGACCCTGCTGGACCTGACGGTCAACGTCATCCCGCTGGGCATGATCCTGATCTTCGGCGTCGGGTACCTCATCTTCAACCCGTGGGCCGACGACGGTCTCTTCGGCAACCTCCTCATGATCGGCCTGCACGCGGTCCCGTTCATCGGCCTCCTCGTCCTGACGTACGTCTCCGGGAAGGCGATCGCGGGCGACGAGCAGCGCTCGTCGGTGTACCACCAGGGCCAGGCGGCCGTCCGGGGTGCCGAGGAGAAGCACGCCGTCGAGGGGTCGGCCGAGGACGGGTCGAGCGCCGCCGGGGCCGAGACGACCGGGGAGGCCGAGTCGACCGTCACCGAGGGCGAGACGGCCCCCGAGCAGTAA
- a CDS encoding OBG GTPase family GTP-binding protein: protein MGLEEEIEDLREEIAETPYNKATEEHVGRLKAKLAEKKEKLENQSSSGGGQGYAVEKTGDATVALVGFPSVGKSTLINAITNADSETGAYEFTTLDVNPGMLQYRGANVQILDVPGLIEGAAGGRGGGKEVLSVVRTADLVVFLLSVFEIDQYERLREELYLNKIRLDAEPPNISVRKTHKDGIRVTMGDSVSLDEGTVKSVLREHGFVNAAVTIPHDLTIDELIDGVMDNRVYLPSMVAVNKADLIDEEYLPTVEAELREHGLDPEEVTFISAEEELGLDGLKDRIWDTLGLIRIYMDKPGRGVDYEEPLVLREGDTVADACEKLGGEFEDRFRFARVSGPSAKHDDQQVGTGHELADEDVLRLVTRK, encoded by the coding sequence ATGGGACTGGAGGAGGAGATCGAGGACCTCCGCGAGGAGATCGCCGAGACGCCGTACAACAAGGCGACCGAGGAGCACGTCGGTCGCCTGAAGGCGAAGCTCGCGGAGAAGAAGGAGAAGCTGGAGAACCAGTCCTCCTCCGGCGGCGGCCAGGGCTACGCGGTCGAGAAGACCGGCGACGCGACGGTCGCGCTCGTCGGCTTCCCCTCCGTCGGCAAGTCCACGCTCATCAACGCCATCACGAACGCCGACAGCGAGACGGGCGCCTACGAGTTCACGACCCTCGACGTGAACCCGGGGATGCTCCAGTACCGCGGCGCCAACGTCCAGATCCTCGACGTGCCGGGGCTCATCGAGGGCGCCGCGGGCGGGCGCGGCGGCGGGAAGGAGGTGCTCTCGGTCGTCCGCACCGCCGACCTGGTGGTCTTCCTCCTCTCGGTGTTCGAGATCGACCAGTACGAGCGCCTGCGCGAGGAACTGTACCTGAACAAGATCCGCCTGGACGCGGAGCCGCCGAACATCTCCGTCCGGAAGACGCACAAGGACGGCATCCGCGTGACGATGGGCGACTCGGTCTCGCTCGACGAGGGGACCGTGAAGAGCGTCCTCCGGGAGCACGGCTTCGTCAACGCCGCCGTGACCATCCCGCACGACCTCACCATCGACGAGCTCATCGACGGCGTGATGGACAACCGGGTGTACCTCCCCTCGATGGTCGCGGTGAACAAGGCCGACCTCATCGACGAGGAGTACCTCCCGACGGTCGAGGCGGAGCTCCGCGAGCACGGCCTCGACCCCGAGGAGGTGACGTTCATCTCCGCCGAGGAGGAACTCGGGCTCGACGGCCTGAAGGACCGCATCTGGGACACCCTGGGGCTCATCCGGATCTACATGGACAAGCCCGGCCGCGGCGTCGACTACGAGGAGCCGCTCGTCCTGCGCGAGGGCGACACGGTCGCGGACGCCTGCGAGAAACTGGGCGGCGAGTTCGAGGACCGATTCCGCTTCGCCCGCGTCTCCGGCCCGAGCGCGAAGCACGACGACCAGCAGGTCGGCACGGGCCACGAACTCGCCGACGAGGACGTGCTCCGGCTGGTCACGCGGAAGTGA
- a CDS encoding TIGR04206 family protein, producing the protein MTRSARGATLPRKAVPRATPTRVVAAVLFVGLLPWSVQSFTGGGFVLRFLWGAVGFDPRLSVSLLSDYPLFAGPPLLLQWASAVLFWTLALLSAGIGFLDAEDPRVTAGLLALAGVTNLLVALEFGVQPERTAYPVGTLAAWAVAGWRYRAARS; encoded by the coding sequence GTGACCCGTTCGGCCCGCGGGGCGACGCTCCCCCGCAAGGCCGTCCCCCGCGCGACGCCGACCCGGGTGGTCGCCGCCGTCCTGTTCGTCGGCCTCCTCCCGTGGTCGGTCCAGTCGTTCACCGGCGGCGGATTCGTCCTCCGTTTCCTCTGGGGCGCCGTCGGGTTCGATCCGCGCCTCTCCGTCTCGCTGCTCTCCGACTACCCGCTGTTCGCCGGGCCGCCGCTGTTGCTCCAGTGGGCCTCGGCCGTGCTGTTCTGGACGCTCGCGCTGCTGTCGGCGGGGATCGGCTTCCTCGACGCCGAGGACCCGCGCGTCACCGCGGGCCTGCTCGCGCTCGCGGGCGTCACGAACCTCCTTGTCGCGCTGGAGTTCGGGGTCCAGCCCGAGCGGACTGCGTACCCGGTGGGGACCCTGGCGGCGTGGGCGGTCGCGGGCTGGCGGTACCGGGCGGCGCGGTCCTGA
- a CDS encoding DUF7520 family protein, which produces MTEPDVGSMRRTGGRRLVLVLYALLVFVGGAAGVLVSVFVEGLSAPRLFGLIALPVSTVGFAAYGAVTVAVLLGVPLLLVAYVSADIDDAPDDG; this is translated from the coding sequence GTGACCGAACCCGACGTCGGATCGATGCGCCGAACGGGAGGGCGGCGGCTTGTCCTCGTGCTGTACGCCCTGCTGGTCTTCGTCGGCGGGGCCGCCGGCGTGCTCGTCTCCGTGTTCGTCGAGGGGCTCTCCGCGCCCAGGCTGTTCGGCCTGATCGCGCTGCCGGTCTCGACGGTCGGGTTCGCCGCCTACGGGGCCGTCACCGTCGCGGTCCTCCTCGGCGTCCCGCTCCTGCTCGTCGCGTACGTCTCCGCGGACATCGACGACGCCCCCGACGACGGGTGA
- a CDS encoding maleate cis-trans isomerase family protein: MTDDYRIGVIVPSSNVTMETEIPAMLDERPELYGESFTFHSSRMRMQSVTEEELERMDEQSEDCATLLSDARCDVIAYACLIGIMAQGPGYHEESEAKLRERTVENDGDAPVVTSAGALVRALDRLEADRVALIAPYVEELTRTVIDYFESGGVEVVDYETLECPDNLEVAELDQRNLVDVADGLNTDDADALVLSSCVQMPSLAAVQAAEDRFGLPVFSAATATTYEILDELGLSTQVPGAGRLLDGGLNEGSERTVPTAADD; this comes from the coding sequence ATGACCGACGACTACCGGATCGGCGTGATCGTCCCGAGTTCGAACGTGACGATGGAGACGGAGATCCCGGCGATGCTGGACGAGCGGCCGGAGCTCTACGGCGAGTCGTTCACGTTCCACTCCAGTCGGATGCGGATGCAGAGCGTCACGGAGGAGGAGCTCGAACGCATGGACGAGCAGTCGGAGGACTGCGCGACGCTGCTGTCGGACGCCCGCTGTGACGTCATCGCCTACGCCTGCCTCATCGGAATCATGGCCCAGGGACCGGGTTACCACGAGGAGAGCGAGGCCAAACTCCGCGAGCGGACGGTCGAGAACGACGGCGACGCGCCGGTCGTGACCAGCGCCGGCGCGCTCGTCCGGGCGCTCGACAGGCTGGAGGCCGACCGCGTCGCGCTGATCGCGCCGTACGTGGAGGAGCTCACGCGGACGGTGATCGACTACTTCGAGAGCGGCGGCGTCGAGGTCGTCGACTACGAGACGCTCGAGTGTCCGGACAACCTGGAGGTCGCCGAACTCGACCAGCGGAACCTCGTCGACGTCGCGGACGGGCTGAACACGGACGACGCCGACGCGCTGGTGCTCTCCTCGTGCGTCCAGATGCCGTCGCTGGCGGCCGTCCAGGCCGCCGAGGACCGGTTCGGCCTCCCAGTGTTCTCGGCGGCGACCGCGACGACCTACGAGATCCTCGACGAACTGGGCCTGAGCACGCAGGTCCCCGGCGCGGGCCGCCTGCTCGACGGCGGCCTGAACGAGGGGTCCGAGCGGACGGTGCCGACGGCGGCGGACGACTGA
- a CDS encoding cbb3-type cytochrome c oxidase subunit I, which yields MGAFLVGVAVFLARVEDWRSYTPLGAGGAVGDSGYVHREKPAGFIRWLTTVDHKDIGLLYGLYGTIAFLVGGLMVMLMRAELTTPETEVLGSATFYNSLMTSHGITMLFLFGTPIIAAFANYLIPLLIDADDMAFPRINAIAFWLLPPGALLIWAGFFPLPDVIPAQTGWTMYPPISAGVGNGNQANVGVDLMMLGLHLTGVSATMGAINFITTIFTERDERVTWANLDIFSWTILTQSGLILFAFPLLGSALVMLLLDRNFGTTFFTVGGGDPILWQHLFWFFGHPEVYILVLPPMGIVSYVLPRFAGRKLFGFKFVVYSTLAIGVLSFGVWAHHMFATGIDPRLRASFMAVSLAIAIPSAVKTFNWMTTMWNGKLRLTAPMLFCIGFVSNFIIGGVTGVFLASVPVDLVLHDTYYVVGHFHYIVMGAIAFAGFAGIYYWFPLVTGRWYQRRLAKIHFWLFMAGTNVTFFAMVLLGYGGMPRRYATYLPQFATLHQIASLGALMLFVGGIVWVYNLGISWMEGPRVQSGDPWRLSENDLNTAEWDWFDRRRETAVADGGRGDDDPATGGGRDDGN from the coding sequence ATGGGGGCGTTCCTCGTGGGCGTGGCCGTCTTCCTCGCGCGGGTGGAGGACTGGCGGTCGTACACCCCGCTGGGTGCCGGCGGGGCCGTCGGCGACTCGGGCTACGTCCACCGCGAGAAGCCCGCCGGGTTCATCCGGTGGCTCACGACGGTCGACCACAAGGACATCGGGCTCCTCTACGGGCTCTACGGGACCATCGCGTTCCTCGTCGGCGGGCTGATGGTGATGCTCATGCGCGCGGAACTCACCACGCCCGAGACGGAGGTGCTGGGCTCGGCGACGTTCTACAACTCGCTGATGACGAGCCACGGCATCACGATGCTGTTCCTGTTCGGGACGCCCATCATCGCCGCGTTCGCGAACTACCTCATCCCGCTGCTCATCGACGCGGACGACATGGCGTTCCCGCGCATCAACGCCATCGCGTTCTGGCTGCTGCCGCCGGGCGCGCTGCTCATCTGGGCCGGGTTCTTCCCGCTCCCGGACGTCATCCCCGCCCAGACGGGCTGGACGATGTACCCGCCCATCTCCGCCGGCGTCGGCAACGGGAACCAGGCGAACGTCGGCGTCGACCTGATGATGCTCGGACTCCACCTCACCGGGGTCTCGGCGACGATGGGCGCCATCAACTTCATCACGACCATCTTCACCGAGCGCGACGAGCGGGTCACCTGGGCGAACCTCGACATCTTCTCGTGGACCATCCTCACCCAGTCGGGGCTCATCCTGTTCGCGTTCCCGCTGCTCGGGAGCGCCCTGGTCATGCTGCTGCTCGACCGGAACTTCGGCACGACGTTCTTCACCGTCGGCGGGGGCGATCCGATCCTCTGGCAGCACCTGTTCTGGTTCTTCGGCCACCCCGAGGTGTACATCCTCGTGTTGCCGCCGATGGGGATCGTGAGCTACGTCCTGCCGCGGTTCGCCGGGCGGAAGCTGTTCGGGTTCAAGTTCGTCGTCTACTCGACGCTGGCGATCGGCGTGCTCTCGTTCGGCGTCTGGGCCCACCACATGTTCGCCACGGGCATCGACCCGCGCCTCCGCGCGAGCTTCATGGCCGTCTCGCTCGCCATCGCCATCCCGAGCGCGGTGAAGACGTTCAACTGGATGACGACGATGTGGAACGGGAAGCTCCGGCTCACCGCGCCAATGCTGTTCTGCATCGGCTTCGTCTCCAACTTCATCATCGGCGGCGTCACCGGGGTGTTCCTCGCGTCGGTGCCCGTCGACCTGGTGCTCCACGACACGTACTACGTCGTCGGTCACTTCCACTACATCGTGATGGGCGCCATCGCCTTCGCCGGCTTCGCCGGCATCTACTACTGGTTCCCGCTCGTCACCGGGCGCTGGTACCAGCGCCGCCTCGCGAAGATCCACTTCTGGCTGTTCATGGCCGGCACGAACGTGACGTTCTTCGCGATGGTGCTGCTGGGATACGGCGGCATGCCCCGCCGGTACGCGACGTACCTGCCCCAGTTCGCCACGCTCCACCAGATCGCCTCCCTCGGCGCGCTCATGCTGTTCGTCGGCGGGATCGTCTGGGTGTACAACCTGGGCATCTCGTGGATGGAGGGGCCCCGTGTGCAGAGCGGCGACCCGTGGCGGCTCTCGGAGAACGACCTCAACACGGCCGAGTGGGACTGGTTCGACCGCAGGCGCGAGACCGCGGTCGCCGACGGCGGCCGGGGGGACGACGACCCCGCGACCGGCGGCGGACGCGACGACGGGAACTGA
- a CDS encoding VNG_1110C family protein: MPDPSRLRDSTQIVLPCDALDPVRADVEADFTVTVFREGDAMCRIIGSPVEIKAVSNYLSRHGVNVP; encoded by the coding sequence ATGCCGGATCCCTCCCGTCTCCGCGACAGCACGCAGATCGTCCTCCCCTGTGACGCGCTCGACCCCGTCCGGGCGGACGTGGAGGCGGATTTCACCGTCACGGTGTTCCGAGAGGGCGACGCGATGTGCCGGATCATCGGCAGCCCCGTGGAGATCAAGGCCGTCTCCAACTACCTCTCCCGGCACGGCGTCAACGTGCCGTGA
- a CDS encoding VOC family protein: MAFTLDHVMMRVEDLDEAMEFYTGHFGYEEKSRWDADTFTNVHLGPADAGEDSATLELTYNHDDRTYDMGDAWGHIAVRVDDVYDAYEELMDAGVEDYRDPDSCGGRYAFVKDPDGHEIEIVQRDHGARWSLDHTMMRVEDAAEALGYWLRTFEYEHAGRWEADTFANYFMKPEDAGEEAMSVELTYNYDGRSYEMGDAWGHLAVRVDDLEEDWEAVLERESEDYRDPESCDFRYAFTKDQDGHEIELV, from the coding sequence ATGGCATTCACGCTCGACCACGTCATGATGCGCGTCGAGGACCTCGACGAGGCGATGGAGTTCTACACCGGTCACTTCGGCTACGAGGAGAAGAGCCGGTGGGACGCGGACACGTTCACGAACGTCCACCTCGGGCCCGCCGACGCGGGCGAGGACTCCGCGACGCTCGAACTCACGTACAACCACGACGACCGCACGTACGACATGGGCGACGCGTGGGGCCACATCGCCGTCCGCGTCGACGACGTGTACGACGCCTACGAGGAGCTGATGGACGCGGGCGTCGAGGACTACCGCGACCCCGACTCCTGCGGCGGCCGCTACGCGTTCGTGAAGGACCCCGACGGCCACGAGATCGAGATCGTCCAGCGCGACCACGGCGCCCGCTGGTCGCTCGACCACACGATGATGCGCGTCGAGGACGCCGCCGAGGCGCTCGGCTACTGGCTGCGCACGTTCGAGTACGAGCACGCCGGTCGCTGGGAGGCCGACACGTTCGCCAACTACTTCATGAAGCCCGAGGACGCCGGCGAGGAGGCGATGTCGGTCGAACTCACGTACAACTACGACGGGCGGAGCTACGAGATGGGCGACGCCTGGGGTCACCTCGCGGTCCGCGTCGACGACCTGGAGGAGGACTGGGAGGCGGTGCTCGAGCGCGAGTCGGAGGACTACCGCGATCCCGAGTCGTGCGACTTCCGGTACGCGTTCACGAAGGACCAGGACGGGCACGAGATCGAACTGGTCTGA
- a CDS encoding universal stress protein — MYHVVLGVDENEDRAEAGARAVTNLPGDPGEKRVTLLHVFQDNPSGASATQVASVRAAEDVLEAAGVAVEIDESSGDPAEAILELAEEGDADVIVVGGRKRSPAGKALFGSVTQTVILNADRPVMVTGMTTGA, encoded by the coding sequence ATGTACCACGTCGTACTCGGCGTCGACGAGAACGAGGACCGGGCGGAGGCGGGGGCTCGGGCGGTCACGAACCTCCCCGGCGACCCCGGCGAGAAGCGCGTGACGCTGCTCCACGTCTTCCAGGACAACCCCAGCGGCGCGTCGGCGACGCAGGTGGCCTCGGTCCGCGCGGCCGAGGACGTGCTGGAGGCGGCCGGCGTCGCGGTCGAGATCGACGAGTCGAGCGGCGATCCGGCCGAGGCCATCCTCGAACTCGCCGAGGAGGGCGACGCCGACGTGATCGTCGTCGGCGGGCGCAAGCGCTCGCCGGCTGGCAAGGCGCTGTTCGGCAGCGTCACCCAGACGGTCATCCTCAACGCCGACCGGCCGGTGATGGTGACCGGGATGACGACCGGGGCGTGA
- a CDS encoding aspartate aminotransferase family protein — protein MTAGPPIHELHFEDAPNVEDVPGPNSRALLAKQRDVDSSAVAYPEDVPVAFEEGMGATVRDVDGNTYVDLFAGIGVLNVGHANPYVLEAVHEQADELVHTVDFPTEARLELIGKLDEIAPAGLRGENRVVFGGPTGSDAIEASIKLAKYNTGGDGLVAFRGAYHGATSGAMSLTSNRGFKERYTPLLGDVVHAPYPYPLRQGKSPEEAVDRALEEVQAIVEDPYGGLANPAGIFVEPIQGEGGVVTPPEGFLRGLRDVADDNDVPLVFDEIQSGLGRTGEWWACDWAGVTPDVMTSAKALGGVGFPLSATIYHEDLDTWGSGDHAGTYRGHVVGMRAGTRAIEYVQDHDLLAHARDLGSYIRDRLREAGEGTDRLAEVRGRGLFVGAEFVDGDGDPDGDAVDEIQQYCFEHGVLVWTAGRHGSVLRLLPPLVLTEDLAETAMDVVADAIEHATATGATAR, from the coding sequence ATGACGGCCGGACCGCCGATCCACGAGTTGCACTTCGAGGACGCGCCGAACGTCGAGGACGTGCCCGGACCGAACTCCCGGGCGTTGCTCGCGAAACAGCGCGACGTGGACAGCAGCGCGGTCGCCTATCCCGAGGACGTCCCGGTCGCGTTCGAGGAAGGGATGGGGGCGACCGTTCGCGACGTCGACGGAAACACGTACGTCGACCTGTTCGCGGGCATCGGCGTGCTCAACGTCGGCCACGCGAACCCGTACGTCCTGGAGGCGGTCCACGAGCAGGCGGACGAACTCGTCCACACCGTCGACTTCCCGACCGAAGCACGACTCGAACTGATCGGGAAACTGGACGAGATCGCGCCGGCCGGGTTGCGGGGGGAGAACCGGGTCGTCTTCGGCGGCCCGACCGGGAGCGACGCGATCGAGGCGTCGATCAAACTGGCGAAGTACAACACGGGCGGCGACGGTCTCGTCGCCTTCCGCGGCGCCTACCACGGCGCGACGTCGGGCGCGATGAGCCTCACGTCGAACCGCGGGTTCAAGGAGCGGTACACGCCGCTGCTCGGCGACGTCGTCCACGCGCCGTACCCGTACCCGCTCCGGCAGGGGAAGAGCCCCGAGGAGGCCGTGGACCGGGCGCTCGAGGAGGTGCAGGCGATCGTCGAGGACCCGTACGGCGGCCTCGCGAACCCGGCCGGCATCTTCGTCGAGCCGATCCAGGGCGAGGGCGGCGTCGTCACGCCCCCGGAGGGGTTCCTCCGGGGGCTCCGCGACGTCGCCGACGACAACGACGTGCCGCTCGTGTTCGACGAGATCCAGAGCGGCCTGGGCCGGACCGGCGAGTGGTGGGCCTGCGACTGGGCCGGCGTCACGCCCGACGTCATGACCTCGGCGAAGGCGCTCGGCGGCGTCGGCTTCCCGCTGTCGGCGACGATCTACCACGAGGACCTCGACACGTGGGGATCGGGCGACCACGCCGGAACCTACCGCGGCCACGTCGTCGGCATGCGGGCCGGCACCCGCGCCATCGAGTACGTCCAGGACCACGACCTGCTGGCGCACGCCCGCGATCTCGGTTCGTACATCCGCGACCGGCTCCGCGAGGCCGGGGAGGGCACCGACCGACTCGCGGAGGTGCGCGGCCGCGGCCTGTTCGTCGGCGCCGAGTTCGTCGACGGCGACGGCGATCCGGACGGCGACGCCGTCGACGAGATACAGCAGTACTGCTTCGAGCACGGCGTCCTCGTGTGGACGGCAGGTCGCCACGGGAGCGTCCTCAGGCTCCTCCCGCCGCTCGTGCTGACCGAGGACCTCGCGGAGACGGCGATGGACGTGGTCGCGGACGCCATCGAACACGCCACGGCGACGGGGGCGACGGCGCGATGA
- a CDS encoding DUF7541 family protein, which translates to MDENPGLSDQYRMASPWPLFVALGLPIAELGLLFGIIPLAVGGVLLFGGSIAGMVTESGYASTAWRALAVVALFAMALGAALVYADPATEVALAPRGYATVGAGLLMLLAGVAGELFDYESEIAA; encoded by the coding sequence ATGGACGAGAACCCGGGCCTCAGCGACCAGTACCGGATGGCCAGCCCGTGGCCGCTGTTCGTCGCGCTCGGACTGCCCATCGCGGAACTGGGGCTGCTGTTCGGGATCATCCCGCTCGCGGTCGGCGGGGTCCTCCTGTTCGGCGGCTCCATCGCCGGAATGGTCACCGAGTCCGGCTACGCCTCGACGGCGTGGCGCGCGCTCGCCGTCGTCGCGCTGTTCGCGATGGCGCTCGGCGCCGCGCTGGTGTACGCCGACCCGGCGACCGAGGTCGCGCTCGCCCCGCGCGGGTACGCCACCGTCGGCGCCGGACTGCTCATGCTGCTGGCGGGCGTCGCGGGCGAACTGTTCGACTACGAGTCCGAAATCGCCGCCTGA
- a CDS encoding FG-GAP-like repeat-containing protein, whose product MRPRTAVALLVVLGALLAAVGAVALGDDATLSERWVSDTATDIRANHHAVAAARVDGEGTVYAPVSGAGGTEQCRLVALHAGNGSERWDHGVPPANCTLHAVADPAVADADGDGRAEVFAASTTEDLLGLDAHTGEVEFRERLSAYGYTKPVVADLTGDGRAEIAVVDVRGTVHVYAPDGSLLLERTVGGVVNGEPRAGDFTGDGGTDLAVGTTDGRVVLLDGEGRTVWNRSGLDEPVGWTTSADVDDDGSPEVVVATTKGTVGVLDGATGETRWRRDLGTLAAVHAVGDGDDDGRAEVYAVAADGRLRSLDGETGEGEWTTALTTEETRMTPPPVLGDLDGDGDPDLVATTNDGTVTIVDPATGDVRATYAREERIYTHPTVADTDGDGSDEVYVMYGNGRVVALELDGSARSPF is encoded by the coding sequence ATGCGCCCGCGAACGGCCGTCGCGCTGCTCGTCGTCCTCGGAGCGCTCCTCGCGGCCGTCGGCGCCGTCGCCCTCGGGGACGACGCGACGCTGTCCGAGCGGTGGGTGAGCGACACGGCGACCGACATCAGGGCCAACCACCACGCGGTCGCCGCCGCCCGGGTCGACGGCGAGGGAACGGTGTACGCGCCGGTCAGCGGGGCCGGCGGAACGGAACAGTGCCGGCTCGTCGCGCTTCACGCGGGCAACGGGTCCGAGCGGTGGGACCACGGGGTTCCACCGGCGAACTGTACGCTCCACGCGGTCGCCGACCCCGCGGTCGCCGACGCCGACGGGGACGGGCGGGCGGAGGTGTTCGCCGCCTCGACGACCGAGGACCTGCTGGGACTCGACGCGCACACCGGCGAGGTCGAGTTCCGGGAGCGGCTCTCGGCGTACGGCTACACGAAGCCGGTCGTGGCCGACCTGACCGGCGACGGCCGCGCCGAGATCGCTGTCGTCGACGTCCGCGGGACGGTCCACGTGTACGCCCCGGACGGGTCGCTCCTTTTGGAACGCACGGTGGGCGGCGTCGTGAACGGCGAGCCGCGGGCGGGCGACTTCACCGGCGACGGCGGGACGGATCTCGCGGTCGGCACCACCGACGGGCGGGTCGTCCTCCTCGACGGCGAGGGGAGGACCGTCTGGAACCGGAGCGGCCTCGACGAACCGGTCGGCTGGACGACGAGCGCGGACGTGGACGACGACGGCTCCCCGGAGGTCGTCGTCGCGACGACGAAGGGGACCGTCGGGGTGCTCGACGGCGCGACCGGCGAGACGCGGTGGCGCCGCGACCTGGGGACGCTCGCCGCGGTCCACGCGGTCGGCGACGGGGACGACGACGGCCGAGCCGAGGTGTACGCGGTCGCGGCCGACGGCCGGCTCCGGTCGCTCGACGGCGAAACGGGGGAGGGGGAGTGGACGACGGCGCTCACGACCGAGGAGACGCGGATGACGCCCCCGCCCGTGCTGGGCGACCTCGACGGCGACGGCGACCCCGACCTCGTCGCGACGACGAACGACGGCACGGTCACGATCGTCGACCCCGCGACCGGGGACGTGCGGGCGACCTACGCCCGCGAGGAGCGCATCTACACCCATCCGACGGTCGCGGACACGGACGGCGACGGATCGGACGAGGTGTACGTGATGTACGGGAACGGCCGCGTGGTCGCGCTGGAACTGGACGGCTCGGCTCGCTCGCCGTTCTGA